Proteins from one Leishmania infantum JPCM5 genome chromosome 21 genomic window:
- a CDS encoding putative RNA helicase, with protein MHVCLHPRSLGGGAHTRTPTRHRLSRRYLRTKRTTVARTRRIREQPATALRTPSNVTPSPTTPPALYPFFLPSHLCHLHCAIMSSDLADFDGDDVRTTVVAAQPMGVGMGTHSAVALGGFQDFCLKSELANAIRENGFEHPSEVQHQALPKAMLGADILAQAKSGMGKTAVFVFALLEQVEKVPQGQKPYCQAVVLVHARELAYQIEQEFKRFSKYLPYATTGVFFGGIPEDENVKQLKKEVPAIIVGTPGRMKALIQNKAFDTTHVKWFVVDEFDRCLEDVKMRRDVQEIFMKLPKEKQVMMFSATMTDELRDVAKKFMKDATEIYVDQRAKLTLHGLAQFYMNVTEPEKTRRLAEILDVVEFNQAIIFTSSVERCEALNRQLQQMKFPSQAVHSRMSQEERLRVYESCKANNTRIMVATDLFGRGVDFDRINLVVQYDMASEADSYLHRVGRAGRFGTKGLTIAFITTDEKEIKRENRTYTDGGIMKEVQERFEMKVEELTDINTQLNENQYMNK; from the coding sequence ATGCATGTATGTCTTCATCCCCGGTCCCTTGGTgggggcgcacacacgcgcacgccaacgcgccaccgcctgtCACGTCGTTACCTACGCACGAAAAGAACCACCGTAGCCAGAACGAGAAGAATAAGAGAACAACCAGCAACAGCACTACGAACACCTTCAAACGTTACGCCGTCGCCAACGACCCCTCCCGCCCTCTACCCCTTTTTCCTTCCGTCTCACTTGTGCCATCTTCATTGTGCGATAATGAGCAGCGATCTTGCGGACTTCGACGGCGATGATGTCAGGACCACCGTCGTGGCGGCACAGCCGATGGGCGTCGGAATGGGCACccacagcgccgtcgctctCGGTGGCTTCCAGGACTTCTGCCTGAAGAGCGAGCTCGCGAACGCCATCCGCGAGAACGGCTTCGAGCACCCGTCGGAGGTGCAGCACCAGGCGCTGCCTAAGGCGATGCTCGGCGCTGACATTCTCGCCCAGGCGAAGTCGGGTATGGGTAAGACGGCCGTCTTCGTCtttgcgctgctggagcaggtGGAGAAGGTGCCGCAGGGACAGAAGCCGTACTGCCAGGCCGTCGTGCTGGTGCACGCCCGCGAGCTGGCCTACCAGATCGAGCAGGAGTTCAAGCGCTTCAGCAAGTACCTCCCGtacgccaccaccggcgtcTTCTTCGGCGGCATTCCGGAGGACGAGAACGTGAAGCAGCTGAAGAAGGAGGTGCCGGCGATCATCGTCGGCACGCCGGGCCGCATGAAGGCGCTCATCCAGAACAAGGCCTTTGACACGACGCACGTGAAGTGGTTTGTGGTCGATGAGTTCGACCGCTGCCTAGAAGACGTGAAGATGCGCCGTGACGTGCAGGAGATCTTCATGAAGCTGCCCAAGGAGAAGCAGGTGATGATGTTCTCTGCCACGATGACGGATGAGCTGCGCGATGTGGCGAAGAAGTTCATGAAGGACGCGACGGAGATTTACGTGGATCAGCGGGCAAAGCTGACCCTGCATGGCTTGGCGCAGTTCTACATGAACGTCACGGAGCCGGAGAAGACGCGCCGGCTGGCGGAGATCCTCGACGTTGTGGAGTTCAACCAGGCGATCATCTTCACATCCTCGGTCGAGCGCTGCGAGGCGCTGaaccgccagctgcagcagatgaAGTTCCCGTCGCAGGCCGTGCACTCCCGCATGAGCCAGgaggagcgcctgcgcgtgtaCGAGAGCTGCAAGGCGAACAACACCCGCATCATGGTCGCCACCGACCTCTtcggccgcggcgtcgactTTGACCGCATCAACCTCGTTGTGCAGTACGACATGGCCTCCGAGGCTGACAGCTACCTTCACCGAGTcggccgcgccggccgcTTCGGCACGAAGGGATTGACAATCGCCTTCATAACGACAGACGAGAAGGAGATCAAGCGCGAGAACCGCACCTACACGGATGGCGGCATCATGAAGGAAGTGCAGGAGCGCTTCGAGATGAAGGTCGAGGAGCTGACGGACATCAACACCCAGCTGAACGAGAACCAGTACATGAACAAGTAA